DNA sequence from the Roseibium sp. HPY-6 genome:
AAACGAACAAACGCGGCAGATAGAGCATTCCCGCCATCCAGGCGATGATTGAAATCACATGCAGCGACTTGACCCATAAAAACAAATCCATCGCGGCGTTACCCTTTGCGCACCAGGTCGACCATCCGGGCAACATGATCCGGATCCGCGTCCGGGGTCACGCCATGCCCGAGATTGAAGACCAGCGGACCCTTGTCGAAGGTCTTCAAAATATGCGCAACACCTTCGTCCAATGCGGCACCGCCAGCGACCAGGCGCATGGGGTCAAGATTGCCCTGGATCGGGACACTGCGCTGTATTTCAAGAGCCAGGTGATCCGGCGCGGTCCAGTCGAACCCGACCGCATCAACACCGGTTCCCTCGACAAATGTTTTGAGCCGCGCAGAAGACGCTTTCGGGAAGCCGATAATTTTTGCATCCGGCTTGTGTGCTCTGACCCCATCGACAATCCTGCGTGTCGGCTCGATTGACCAACGGCGGAATCCCGCGTCGTCGAGAACGCCGGCCCATGTGTCGAATATCTGAACGGCATCGGCACCGGCCTCGAACTGGCGCAAGAGGTATTTGATCGACGCTGTTACCAGTTGATCGACAAATCGTTGCATGAGGTCCGGGTCGCGATAGGCACCGACACGCGCCGCAACCTGATCCTGTGTCGTATGACCTGCGACGGAATAGCAGGCAACGGTCCAGGGAGCCCCACAGAAGCCCAAGAGGGTCGTTTCCGCGGGAAGTTCTGCTCGAAGACGCGAAACGGTCTCTATGACCGGTTTGAGGTGTTCCTCGGCACGGTCCTGCTCAAGACGGTCGACGAGATCGGAAGACAAGGGTTCAAGAACCGGACCACGTCCTTCCTCAAAACGAACGGGATAACCGATCGCGTCGGGAACGACGAAGATATCTGAAAAAAGAATGCTTGCATCAAAACCATAACGACGGATCGGCTGGAGGGTGACTTCTGTTGCAAGATCCGGGGAATAGCAGAAATCCAGAAAGTTTTTGGCCTTGGCTCTGACCTCCCTATATTCAGGAAGGTAGCGTCCTGCCTGCCGCATCATCCAAATGGGAGGTGGCCAGATTTTTTCTCCTGAGAGAACCCGCATCACTGCTCTGTCTTCGGATTTCATCGGATGGACCTTTCCCACATTTCAAATCAAATAAGATTCTTTATTTGAATCTGTTTTTTCTGTTTGTGCGTGGATTACCGGGATCATTTTCTATCCACAATGCACTTACGCAAAATTCCGTGGCGGGATAAATCTCGCAAGCTTTCGTTCGAATCTCTCCCTAGGAGTCGATAACCAAATTTACGGATTGATTCCAGACACTTGAAGCCGTGTTTACCTTTCGTTAAGAAATTGTGTTCGCGTGGATAATCTGTCGAAATGTCACAGCCTCTTTGTGAATCCACATCAACCCACATTCGTTTCGGAGTCAGTTTGCGCGCGTTAATGCATTGTTAACAATTCTTGCTGATCGGGCATAAACTCCGTGACACCTGATCAAGTCGGGACGAGACTCCCAATTCGTCAACAGCCCTGGGGATGACATCGTGAACAAGTCGAGACACTACTTCCATTTGCATCTTGTGTCAGACTCAACCGGTGAAACGCTGATGACGGTCGCCCGGGCAGCAACAGTGCAATATGACAACGTCCAGGAGATTGAGCACGTTTACCCGCTGGTCCGCTCGGCAAAACAACTCGACAGAGTCATCTCCGAAATTGAAAACGCCCCTGGTATTGTTCTCTATACGCTGGTCGACAGCCAGATTTCCAACCGCCTGGAGCAGAAATGCCGGGAACTCGGTGTTCCGTTCGTGAACATACTCGATCCGGTGTTCGCGGTTTTCCAGTCCTACCTCAATGTGACCCAGACCCATCGCGTCGGGGGGCAACACGAGCTGGATGCAGAGTATTTCCGCCGGATGGAAGCACTCAACTATACGATGATGCATGATGACGGCCAGGTATGGGACGATCTGGAATCCGCTGACATCGTCTTGATCGGCATATCCAGAACCTCCAAGACACCGACCTGCATCTACCTGGCGAACCGGGGGATCAAGGCCGCAAACGTGCCGCTTGTCCCGGGGATCCAACTTCCCGATCATGTGAAAAAACTGAAACGGCCAATGATTGTCGGGCTGATCGCATCCGTCGAACGGATCCAGCAAATCCGGCGCAACAGGGTTCTGTCGCTGAATTCCGACGGTTACAACGATACGTATGTCGACCGGAAGGAAATTTCTCAGGAAGTTATCATGACGCGCCGGCTCTGCGCAGAACATGGGTGGCCGCTTATTGACGTCACGCGCCGGTCGGTAGAAGAAACAGCTGCTGAAATCCTGACGCTTTTCAAGGATTTCAAATCTGAAACTGAAAAAGCGATCTGAAGCGATCGCAAACCAGGGTTAAACAGAAAATGGCACTCGTTTTGGCGAGCGGAAGCAAGATCCGCGCTGAACTGATGAAAAATGCCGGTTTGGCGATCGAGGTGGATCGGTCTGACGTGGATGAACGCGCGGTAGAGGCCCCGCTTCTCGAAGCCGGATTTCCGCCCGAGGATCTTGCCAGCGTTCTGGCCGAGGCCAAAGCAAATGATGTCAGCGGCCGCAGAAAAGGCGACCTTGTGGTCGGCGCCGACCAGATACTGGCTTTTGAAGGCAAACGTCGCACCAAGCCGGAAAATATGGAAGCCGCCAGACGTCAGCTGCTCTCTTTTTCCGGAAAAACACATGAACTCCATTCCGCCGTCGTGATCTCGCAGAACGGTGAGACCGTTTGGCGTCAGGTTTCGACGGCTCGTCTTAAAATGCGGGTGCTTACGCCTGAGTTCATCGGTCATTATCTGGCGGCCGCAGGCGATGACGTTCTCTCCAGCGTTGGGGCCTACCAACTGGAGGGTCTCGGCGTGCAGCTGTTTGAAAATATTGAAGGCGACTATTTCACCATTCTTGGTCTGCCGCTGCTGCCATTGCTCGCCCAGTTGCGAAACCTGAAGGTTTTGGAGACATGAGCGCGCCTGGGAGAAAAGCCGCAATCACCGGTCACCCGGTTGCCCATTCAAGGTCGCCGCTCATTCATGGCTATTGGCTGAAACAACTTGGCATCGAAGGGGAATACGGCCGTGTTGACGTCGCCCCGGAAACCGCCGACGCGTACTATCGGGCCTTTTCCACCTCTGGACTAATCGGCGCGAACGTGACGGTTCCACACAAGGAGACGGCGGCAAAGGCGTGTGATTGGCTGGATAGTGCGGCCAAAGCCATGGGCGCTGCCAATACGCTTTGGGTGGATGATCGTGGCAGAATTTGCGGCGCAAATACCGACGGTCTCGGATTTCTCGGCAATCTTGACCAGTTGGCACCAGGCTGGGACCAATCTGCCGGAACCGCGCTGGTGATTGGTGCCGGTGGCGCAGCGCGTGCGATTGTGTGGGCATTGCTTTCTAGAAAATTCACAAGTGTGCATATCATCAATCGAACGGCTGAAAAGGCTCAAAAAATTGCCGATGAATTTGGAACCGGAACATTTGCACACAGTTGGGATGAACTGGGGACACTTCTTGGAAAAACAGACCTCTTGGTGAACTCAACATCCCTAGGAATGACCGGAAACCCGCCGCTCGAGATCGACTTGACCAATCTGCGCGGCGACGCGCTCGTCAACGATATCGTTTACGCCCCCCTGGAGACCGATCTTCTGAAAGCTGCAGCCAAACGGGGCAATCCAGTCGTCGACGGGATCGGTATGCTCTTGCATCAGGCGGTTCCCGGGTTTGAGCGCTGGTTCGGTGTCCGGCCTGAGGTGACAGATGAGTTGAGGACTCTTGTTCTGAAAGACCTTGGAGTCACCACGTGATCAGGATCGGATTGACGGGATCCATCGGCATGGGAAAGTCGACAACTGCGGAGATGTTCGCCGCACGCGGCGTTCCGGTGCATGATGCCGACGCAACCGTTCACCGTCTTTATGAGGGACATGCCGTCCCTCTGATCAACGAGGCGTTTCCCGGAACAGTGATGGACGGACGGGTTGACCGGGCGCTGTTGTCAAAACAGGTTCTTGGCAATCCGGAGGCCATGAAGCGACTGGAAGAGATCGTCCATCCACTGGTGCAGGAAGAAGAACGTATCTTTCTGGATATAGCGAAGCTGGATGGGCATTCTGCCGTTCTGCTGGACATACCATTGCTCTTTGAAACCGGCGCGGAAGACCGCGTCGATGTTATCGTTGTCGTCACGGCGGATGCGGACATTCAACGCGAACGCGTGTTGTCGCGGCCGGGTATGACCGCAGAGCGTTTCGAAGCAATCGTGAATAAGCAGGTGCCGGATGCGGTCAAGCGCGAGAAGGCGGACTTCCTGATCGACACGGGGCTAGGGATGGAAGCAGCCGAACAACGGGTCGCGGACATCCTGCAGCAACTGAGCGATCGGGAATAGAAAAGGCTGAACACCGGGGAAAACCGGCGGTCAATCTTGCCTCCGGCATCTGAAGCTGCACAGTAGGTATCGGAGCGAAAGGCACAAAATGCGCGAAATATCCTTCGATACGGAAACAACCGGACTGAACCCGCGCGGCGGTGACCGGCTGGTGGAAATCGGCGGCGTCGAACTGATCAACCACATCGCAACGGGCAATTCCTATCACGTCTATATCAATCCGGAACGCGACATGCCGGAAGAAGCCTTTCGCGTGCATGGGTTGTCGGAAGAGTTTCTCTCCGACAAGCCGCTCTTTGCGGCGGTGGCTGACGAGTTTCTTGAGTTTGTCGGGGATGCGACCCTCGTCATTCACAACGCGGCTTTCGACATGGGCTTCATCAACACGGAACTGGAACGCGCAGGCCGGCGGACCATTCCGAATACGCAGGTTCTGGACACGCTGGAAATTGCAAGGCGCAAACATCCGACGGGTCCGAATTCGCTGGATGCCCTGTGTTCGCGCTACGGCATTGACAACTCCAAGCGTATCAAGCACGGCGCTCTTCTGGATGCAGAAATCCTGGCAGAGGTCTATCTGGAACTGATCGGCGGACGCCAGACAGCCCTTGGATTGATGCCGGAAGAGCAGGCAGCGTCGAATGCCGGAGCGTCGGTTGTTTCCGGGGAACTCGGCAGGTTCAACGCCAAACCGCGCCCGTCACCGCTCAAAGCCAGGCTGACAGACGAGGAGTTTGCAGCTCACAAGGCGTTCGTCGAAGGGCTGGGAGACGACGCGCTTTGGAAAAAATACGGGAATTGAATTCAGCGTAACCCAAAAAAAATCGGTCGATCTGATCAAGCGCCCAACTTGATGATCGCCTTGAGGCCGGCCTTCAATGTGTCCAGCTTTTCGGTGCCGAGTGCATCCGCGTATTCCCGTTCGATTTTCAGTTTCACTGCTGTCGCATCCCCAAACGCCTGCATGCCCTGCTCCGTCAGAACAACAAGCTTCCGGCGTTTGTCTCCCGTGTCGGCTTCACGACGGATGATCCCGTCATTGGCCAGGTCATCGAGGTGTTGTTGAACGGCTTGCTTGGTTAGTCCCGACAGCTCTGTAAGAGTTGTCTGCGCAATTCCCTCATCGCTCAAAAATTGCATGAGACTGCCGCGTGCTTCCGCGTACCAGCTGTGGCCATGGTCCACCATTCCTTTGGTAAAGCGTTGTTTCCAAACAGCTGTTGCCTGCCACAGGTCCCAGCCAACATGTTCAGGCTTTTTGGTTTTCGTCATGTCCGATCTCAGAATTTGATAGTCAAGTAGCTTGACAGTTGAGTTTGCTACCTGTAGTCAAGCTACTTGACAATATTGAAGGAGGCAAATGATGTACGATCTCCATTTCATGGACAGGCGGTTCCTGGTCATCGGGGCTGCGGGTTGTCTTCTATTTTGGACCGCGTCGGCTGTCTCCGCAACGAAGCGAAACAGCCAAAACAAACGAATTATCTCAGACGGCGTCGAATTCGCCTGGCACTTTCGGAAGGAGCGGTTTTACGCACAAATGACGGCTCCGACGCAAGGCTGGCTCGCGATTGGTTTCAACGCGTCCCCAGGTTTGAAAGACGCTTATTTCGTCATGATGCGAGTGGAAAACGAGCAGTTTCAGTCGAGCGAACGGATTTCGTCCGGATTCGATCACGCAGGTGTTGGTGAGCTCGGTCTGCCGGCGGTCCTGATTGCCGGCTCAGGCAGTGCGGATGCTGGCAAGACAAGCGTTTCAATCCAGTTGCCACCGCATCTACCAGGTCCTGCAAACGTTCGGCTGACCGAGGGTCACGAAACGCACGTCATGCTGGCCTGGTCTCAAAGCAAAGACTTCGCCCACCACTCCGCATGGCGCCGACACTTTCGAAAAACCCTCTAGGGCAGCTGATCGGCGCTCGTTCACCAAGCAATCAGGCAAACAAACCGAAAGGACTTAACCGATGGATATTCTTACCGGAAAGCTGCTTGCAGTCGTAATGATCGGATCAACGCATTATGTGGATGTCGGTCAAGGCGAGGACGCTGTCATCTACTATCCGAACGAAACCGTGGCGCACATGCAGCTGCCAAAAGCGGATGCTCCGCTGACAGGAAAAGTGACGCTGAAGGATGACGGTTACTACGTGAAGTGGGATGGCGGGCCGGAAGGATTCTGGAAAATTTCCTATGTCCCAGGCACCTTCACTTAT
Encoded proteins:
- a CDS encoding pyruvate, water dikinase regulatory protein, whose translation is MNKSRHYFHLHLVSDSTGETLMTVARAATVQYDNVQEIEHVYPLVRSAKQLDRVISEIENAPGIVLYTLVDSQISNRLEQKCRELGVPFVNILDPVFAVFQSYLNVTQTHRVGGQHELDAEYFRRMEALNYTMMHDDGQVWDDLESADIVLIGISRTSKTPTCIYLANRGIKAANVPLVPGIQLPDHVKKLKRPMIVGLIASVERIQQIRRNRVLSLNSDGYNDTYVDRKEISQEVIMTRRLCAEHGWPLIDVTRRSVEETAAEILTLFKDFKSETEKAI
- a CDS encoding MarR family transcriptional regulator, translated to MTKTKKPEHVGWDLWQATAVWKQRFTKGMVDHGHSWYAEARGSLMQFLSDEGIAQTTLTELSGLTKQAVQQHLDDLANDGIIRREADTGDKRRKLVVLTEQGMQAFGDATAVKLKIEREYADALGTEKLDTLKAGLKAIIKLGA
- a CDS encoding Maf family protein; this translates as MALVLASGSKIRAELMKNAGLAIEVDRSDVDERAVEAPLLEAGFPPEDLASVLAEAKANDVSGRRKGDLVVGADQILAFEGKRRTKPENMEAARRQLLSFSGKTHELHSAVVISQNGETVWRQVSTARLKMRVLTPEFIGHYLAAAGDDVLSSVGAYQLEGLGVQLFENIEGDYFTILGLPLLPLLAQLRNLKVLET
- the hemE gene encoding uroporphyrinogen decarboxylase, with amino-acid sequence MKSEDRAVMRVLSGEKIWPPPIWMMRQAGRYLPEYREVRAKAKNFLDFCYSPDLATEVTLQPIRRYGFDASILFSDIFVVPDAIGYPVRFEEGRGPVLEPLSSDLVDRLEQDRAEEHLKPVIETVSRLRAELPAETTLLGFCGAPWTVACYSVAGHTTQDQVAARVGAYRDPDLMQRFVDQLVTASIKYLLRQFEAGADAVQIFDTWAGVLDDAGFRRWSIEPTRRIVDGVRAHKPDAKIIGFPKASSARLKTFVEGTGVDAVGFDWTAPDHLALEIQRSVPIQGNLDPMRLVAGGAALDEGVAHILKTFDKGPLVFNLGHGVTPDADPDHVARMVDLVRKG
- the dnaQ gene encoding DNA polymerase III subunit epsilon, yielding MREISFDTETTGLNPRGGDRLVEIGGVELINHIATGNSYHVYINPERDMPEEAFRVHGLSEEFLSDKPLFAAVADEFLEFVGDATLVIHNAAFDMGFINTELERAGRRTIPNTQVLDTLEIARRKHPTGPNSLDALCSRYGIDNSKRIKHGALLDAEILAEVYLELIGGRQTALGLMPEEQAASNAGASVVSGELGRFNAKPRPSPLKARLTDEEFAAHKAFVEGLGDDALWKKYGN
- the coaE gene encoding dephospho-CoA kinase (Dephospho-CoA kinase (CoaE) performs the final step in coenzyme A biosynthesis.); protein product: MIRIGLTGSIGMGKSTTAEMFAARGVPVHDADATVHRLYEGHAVPLINEAFPGTVMDGRVDRALLSKQVLGNPEAMKRLEEIVHPLVQEEERIFLDIAKLDGHSAVLLDIPLLFETGAEDRVDVIVVVTADADIQRERVLSRPGMTAERFEAIVNKQVPDAVKREKADFLIDTGLGMEAAEQRVADILQQLSDRE
- a CDS encoding shikimate dehydrogenase — protein: MSAPGRKAAITGHPVAHSRSPLIHGYWLKQLGIEGEYGRVDVAPETADAYYRAFSTSGLIGANVTVPHKETAAKACDWLDSAAKAMGAANTLWVDDRGRICGANTDGLGFLGNLDQLAPGWDQSAGTALVIGAGGAARAIVWALLSRKFTSVHIINRTAEKAQKIADEFGTGTFAHSWDELGTLLGKTDLLVNSTSLGMTGNPPLEIDLTNLRGDALVNDIVYAPLETDLLKAAAKRGNPVVDGIGMLLHQAVPGFERWFGVRPEVTDELRTLVLKDLGVTT